The Drosophila gunungcola strain Sukarami chromosome 3L unlocalized genomic scaffold, Dgunungcola_SK_2 000003F, whole genome shotgun sequence genome contains a region encoding:
- the LOC128258319 gene encoding uncharacterized protein LOC128258319 gives MKYLALTLFVCLMAFVLVSAVPVDESLIGDNIYQPAFDDVQRPQDPQAIFKLKKLLKLKKLLG, from the exons ATGAAGTACCTAGCCCTG ACCCTTTTCGTGTGCCTTATGGCTTTTGTTCTTGTGTCTGCGGTGCCCGTGGATGAGTCCCTGATCGGGGACAACATCTACCAACCGGCCTTTGATGACGTTCAGCGTCCCCAGGATCCGCAGGCCATCTTCAAGCTGAAGAAGCTGCTCAAGCTGAAGAAGCTTCTGGGTTAG
- the LOC128258320 gene encoding uncharacterized protein LOC128258320 encodes MKFLLLSVFLCLAVCFMLTSAAPREEAIPEGLEGPGSESVNPSDDQSFLLKLKLLKKLLFLG; translated from the exons ATGAAATTCTTGCTCCTG AGTGTGTTCCTTTGCCTGGCCGTGTGCTTCATGCTCACCAGTGCTGCTCCCCGCGAGGAGGCCATTCCTGAAGGTCTCGAAGGACCTGGCAGCGAGTCCGTCAACCCCTCCGACGACCAGTCCTTCCTGCTCAAGCTGAAGCTGCTCAAGAAGCTCCTGTTCCTGGGTTAG
- the LOC128258316 gene encoding ubiquitin thioesterase OTU1: MTGSFSVKLKSKKGQFIVNDLNEHTTLGELKTKIVQATAIQAPQLHVLVGYPPKPLDLSQQQEQRDLKTVGINSGETLIVEEKAAPTAPAFVPATHTMDDDEALARRLQAEEEAQLLEATGGVPAQVPELPVAPTESGPNGDFNGILLKKVVPADNSCLFTSIRFVLNGKVDNEGSEMMRHIIAQEVAADPQSYNDAVLGKSNAEYCAWIQKADSWGGAIEVSILSNYYGIEIDVVDIQNAIINRFGEDKNFGLRVFLLFDGIHYDPLYMETSQSAAPATIFPVEELGVYQQAEQLANEAQSSRQYTNVDKFTLRCMQCDVRLVGQVQAQEHAKQTGHQRFGEI; encoded by the coding sequence ATGACGGGATCTTTCAGTGTAAAGCTCAAGTCCAAAAAAGGTCAATTCATTGTCAATGACCTGAACGAGCATACAACGCTGGGCGAACTGAAGACGAAAATAGTCCAGGCCACCGCCATACAAGCGCCCCAGCTGCACGTCCTGGTGGGCTATCCGCCGAAACCACTGGACCTgtcgcagcagcaggagcagcgcGACCTCAAGACGGTCGGAATTAACAGCGGAGAGACACTGATTGTGGAGGAGAAGGCTGCACCCACTGCCCCCGCCTTTGTGCCTGCAACCCACACCATGGATGATGACGAGGCGCTGGCGCGTCGTCTACAGGCCGAAGAGGAAGCTCAGCTCCTGGAAGCAACCGGAGGAGTACCCGCCCAGGTTCCCGAGCTCCCGGTGGCGCCCACGGAAAGCGGCCCAAACGGCGACTTCAACGGCATCCTGCTGAAGAAGGTGGTGCCGGCGGACAACTCGTGCCTCTTCACCAGCATCCGCTTTGTGCTCAACGGCAAAGTGGACAACGAGGGCAGCGAGATGATGCGGCATATCATCGCCCAGGAGGTGGCTGCCGATCCCCAGAGCTACAACGACGCCGTGCTGGGCAAGTCCAATGCGGAGTACTGCGCCTGGATACAGAAGGCGGACTCGTGGGGCGGCGCCATCGAGGTATCTATTCTATCCAACTACTATGGCATCGAGATCGATGTGGTGGACATCCAAAATGCCATTATCAACCGCTTTGGCGAGGACAAGAACTTCGGACTGCGTGTCTTCCTGCTCTTTGATGGCATCCACTACGATCCGCTGTACATGGAGACCTCCCAAAGTGCTGCCCCGGCCACCATTTTCCCGGTGGAGGAATTGGGCGTGTATCAGCAGGCGGAACAACTGGCCAACGAGGCGCAGTCCTCGCGCCAGTATACCAATGTGGACAAGTTCACATTGCGTTGCATGCAGTGCGATGTAAGGCTGGTTGGCCAGGTGCAGGCCCAGGAACACGCCAAGCAAACCGGACACCAACGCTTTGGGGAGATTTAA
- the LOC128258318 gene encoding protein Asterix, with protein sequence MSIDPRRKEKIIRYKAPKNQGQSGGANEDMMPDYMNILGMIFSMCGLMMKLKWCAWFALYCSCISFASSRASDDAKQVLSSFMLSVSAVVMSYLQNPAAMTPPWAS encoded by the exons atgaGCATCGACCCGCGCCGCAAAGAGAAGATAATCCGCTACAAGGCGCCCAAGAACCAGGGCCAAAGTGGCGGCGCCAATGAGGACATGATGCCGGATTACATGAACATACTGGGCATGATTTTCTCCATGTGTGGACTGATGATGAAG CTCAAGTGGTGCGCCTGGTTTGCCCTCTACTGTTCCTGCATTAGTTTCGCCAGTTCCCGGGCCAGTGACGACGCCAAACAAGTGCTCTCCTCCTTCATGCTGAGTGTTAGCGCCGTGGTGATGTCCTACCTCCAGAATCCGGCAGCCATGACCCCGCCCTGGGCTTCCTAG
- the LOC128258315 gene encoding LOW QUALITY PROTEIN: pentatricopeptide repeat-containing protein 1, mitochondrial (The sequence of the model RefSeq protein was modified relative to this genomic sequence to represent the inferred CDS: deleted 1 base in 1 codon), with amino-acid sequence MALRLLSRSMALHMRGLQLNTTRRGLNSYYLSRPAVTPVSWSLAQNRLLHVRITDQEAGLQTKREANRNLNPFREEVLQEPSTEAPKQRHKFRPENKLKEKSPKKKLDFGDPDTFGGANINETQDPGDLEEEEFISNPTRRSKKLKAVEYARHIKDHLKANRLNEAIAVLEQRMLREDRVKPDKYIYNLLISGCAKAGYTRKAFALYTKMRQRGLQVTGGTYTSLFNACANAPSLGDGLAKAQILRENMLEKGYEPNVKNYNAMIKAYGRCGDVNTAYMLADEMAERQLELNADTFNFLLQACAGNPEHGFRHALLTWHKMLKSGISPDYYSFNTMLRCARDCGFGDLNSMQEVLYQIAPAATGQKPIPKLEEGENEKLPSITSASTSLPAQIEVSTTASELELPNLLLPRPHLGSLVALEDVTRPHERFLLLGGLVGFLEHMKEHKITPNIETFTTLLEVIPPTNAAEKQLLTFVRKIGLKADIDFFNILIKKRSMRFDYENAREVLTMIRTAGLRPDIVTYGVLALGCRTQEEARELLQQMQVAGIKMNMPILGAMLRQGCANKSFSYINEIIQLSLEEGIKPNESFLRHLHNFHRGCARAIDARHPSTKTAAFKKGHSKFCDKYRLYYEELGLAGLKLEDAIAKVKERPYQKYKEPAAEGMEPLKHEQLKRKTKIRKYIKKIKIDELQDDPPREPLKRIE; translated from the exons ATGGCTTTGCGATTGCTTAGCCGTTCGATGGCCTTGCACATGCGTGGCTTGCAATTAAACACCACCAGAAGGGGATTAAACAGTTATTATTTGAGTCGGCCAGCGGTAACTCCTGTCTCCTGGTCGTTAGCACAGAATCGCCTGCTGCACGTCAGGATTACGGATCAGGAAGCCGGTTTACAGACTAAGCGAGAGGCCAACAGGAACCTAAATCCTTTCCGTGAAGAAGTCCTGCAGGAACCTTCCACAGAAGCACCCAAGCAGCGGCACAAATTTAGACCAGAAAATAAACTTAAGGAGaagagcccaaaaaaaaagctggACTTTGGGGATCCGGATACCTTTGGTGGtgcaaatataaatgaaactcAAGACCCCGGAGATCTCGAAGAGGAGGAGTTTATTAGCAATCCCACGCGGCGCTCAAAGAAACTAAAGGCCGTGGAATATGCACGCCATATCAAGGATCATCTGAAAGCGAACCGCCTGAATGAGGCCATCGCCGTGCTAGAGCAGCGCATGCTGCGGGAGGATCGCGTCAAACCGGACAAGTACATATACAACCTGCTGATCAGCGGCTGCGCCAAGGCGGGATACACCCGCAAGGCTTTCGCCCTGTACACCAAAATGCGTCAGCGGGGCCTCCAAGTGACCGGTGGAACCTACACCTCACTTTTCAACGCCTGCGCCAATGCTCCCTCTTTGGGAGACGGCCTGGCCAAGGCCCAGATTCTGCGGGAGAACATGTTGGAGAAGGGCTACGAGCCGAATGTGAAGAACTACAATGCAATGATAAAAGCCTATGGAAGGTGCGGGGATGTTAACACCGCCTACATGTTGGCCGACGAGATGGCGGAGCGCCAGCTGGAGCTAAATGCCGATACGTTCAACTTTCTGCTGCAGGCATGTGCCGGCAATCCAGAGCATGGATTCCGGCACGCTCTGCTCACATGGCACAAAATGCTCAAGAGCGGTATCAGTCCGGACTATTATAGCTTCAATACTATGTTGAGATGTGCTAGGGATTGTGGCTTTGGTGACTTGAATTCGATGCAGGAGGTTCTCTATCAGATCGCTCCGGCAGCAACTGGGCAAAAACCCATTCCTAAGCTGGAGGAAGGGGAAAATGAGAAACTACCCAGTATTACTTCAGCCTCCACTTCGTTACCGGCCCAAATAGAGGTGTCAACAACAGCGAGCGAGCTGGAACTACCCAACCTTTTGCTGCCTCGGCCTCATCTGGGCAGCTTAGTGGCATTGGAGGATGTTACACGACCACATGAGCGGTTTCTACTTCTCGGCGGCCTGGTTGGTTTTCTAGAGCATATGAAAGAGCACAAAATCACACCAAACATAGAAACCTTTACC ACACTACTAGAGGTGATACCGCCTACAAACGCCGCAGAGAAGCAGCTGCTCACTTTTGTGCGAAAGATTGGACTCAAGGCGGACATAGACTTCTTCAACATACTAATCAAAAAGCGGTCCATGCGGTTCGATTACGAGAACGCACGAGAGGTGCTTACTATGATTCGAACGGCGGGCTTGCGGCCGGACATTGTCACCTACGGTGTACTTGCTTTGGGTTGCCGCACCCAAGAGGAGGCAAGGGAACTGCTGCAACAGATGCAAGTAGCGGGAATAAAGATGAACATGCCTATTTTAGGCGCCATGCTGCGGCAGGGATGCGCGAACAAATCCTTCAGCTACATCAATGAGATAATTCAGTTGAGTCTGGAAGAGGGCATCAAGCCCAATGAATCCTTTCTGCGTCACCTGCACAACTTTCACAGAGGATGCGCGAGAGCAATTGATGCTAGG CATCCGTCGACCAAGACAGCCGCCTTCAAGAAAGGACACTCGAAATTCTGTGATAAATACCGCCTGTACTACGAGGAGCTGGGTTTAGCTGGTCTTAAGCTAGAAGATGCCATTGCCAAGGTTAAGGAGCGCCCATATCAGAAATATAAGGAGCCGGCCGCCGAGGGAATGGAGCCACTCAAGCACGAGCAACTGAAACGGAAAACCAAAATACGGAAGTACATCAAGAAGATCAAGATAGATGAGCTCCAGGATGACCCTCCCAGAGAGCCTTTAAAGAGGATAGAATAA
- the LOC128258317 gene encoding LOW QUALITY PROTEIN: EKC/KEOPS complex subunit TP53RK (The sequence of the model RefSeq protein was modified relative to this genomic sequence to represent the inferred CDS: deleted 1 base in 1 codon) yields the protein MPLEILKQGAEGRLYLGDFKGESCLIKERFVKKYRHPELDTQITRQRMKAEAKAAGRCLAAGILAPRIIHSDLNSHKLYMEYFDKAKTAKQFILDTVTSQSEDLAKQSLQEFCTRIGSIIGKMHSNHIIHGDLTTSNILINPKGGDYDVILIDFGLSHYNQATEDKGVDLYVLERALLSTHSEQPYLFEHILTAYRTECGKDEQAVLSKFEEVRARGRKRTMIG from the exons ATGCCTCTGGAAATCCTAAAACAAGGCGCCGAGGGGCGTCTTTATCTGGGCGATTTTAAAGGAGAGTCCTGCCTGATCAAGGAGCGCTTTGTGAAGAAGTACCGTCACCCGGAACTGGACACCCAGATAACGCGGCAACGCATGAAAGCCGAGGCAAAGGCTGCGGGACGATGCTTGGCCGCCGGGATTTTGGCCCCAAGGATCATCCACTCGGACCTTAACAGCCACAAACTGTATATGGAATACTTTGACAAAGCCAAGACCGCCAAGCAGTTTATACTGGATACAGTGACCAGCCAGAGCGAGGACCTGGCAAAGCAATCCCTCCAGGAGTTTTGTACGAGAATCGGATCAATCATTGGAAAAATGCACTCGAACCACATTATTCACGGGGATCTGACGACTTCGAACATCCTTATCAATCCGAAGGGCGGCGATTACGACGTTATATTAATTGATTTCGGATTAAGCCACTACAATCAGGCGACTGAGGACAAAGGCGTGGATTTGTATGTCCTCGAACGGGCTTTACTGAGCACCCACAGCGAGCAACCGTATTTGTTCGAACACATTTTGACCGCC TACCGCACGGAATGCGGAAAGGACGAGCAGGCTGTTCTATCCAAGTTCGAAGAAGTGAGAGCCCGCGGACGCAAGAGGACGATGATTggttaa
- the LOC128258569 gene encoding charged multivesicular body protein 2b-B — protein MFNNLFGKKPTVKEQQRENDRSLRKATRDIERERRKMEEEERKLELEIRRNAAAGNNDACRILAKQLVEIRKQKSRTYAASGKIQSIGYQNKNMGANIALSEAMGTTAKTMGEMNKVMRPEAIGETVRQFQAANMKMEMTDEMINDTLDDMLTESGDEEESNAVVNKVLDEIGIEISGKMSSIPATGTSDFETSGKRTEKDIADQLAKLRSS, from the coding sequence atgttCAACAATCTGTTCGGCAAGAAACCCACCGTAAAGGAGCAGCAGCGGGAAAACGACCGATCGCTGCGCAAGGCCACCAGGGACATCGAACGGGAGCGCCGGAaaatggaggaggaggagcgtAAGTTGGAGCTGGAAATCAGACGCAATGCCGCCGCGGGAAACAACGATGCCTGCCGCATCCTGGCCAAGCAGCTTGTGGAGATCAGGAAGCAAAAGTCCCGCACCTACGCAGCCTCCGGAAAGATCCAGTCTATTGGTTACCAGAACAAGAACATGGGCGCCAATATTGCCCTCAGCGAGGCCATGGGCACCACAGCCAAGACGATGGGTGAAATGAACAAGGTGATGCGTCCGGAGGCTATTGGTGAAACTGTGCGCCAGTTCCAGGCGGCCAACATGAAGATGGAGATGACCGACGAGATGATAAACGACACACTGGACGACATGCTGACCGAGTCGGGCGACGAGGAGGAATCCAATGCCGTGGTCAACAAGGTTCTCGACGAGATCGGCATCGAAATCTCTGGCAAAATGTCCAGCATCCCGGCCACGGGCACCTCAGACTTTGAGACGAGCGGCAAGCGCACCGAGAAGGATATTGCCGATCAACTGGCCAAACTGCGCTCATCTTAG
- the LOC128258568 gene encoding LOW QUALITY PROTEIN: dehydrogenase/reductase SDR family member 4 (The sequence of the model RefSeq protein was modified relative to this genomic sequence to represent the inferred CDS: deleted 2 bases in 2 codons) yields the protein MIQLGKQLVVRAPKIRLCACAVSGSGQSSSRDQNTNDCSPKLVGPNLNQCHKRLSSTSSQSSNAGPMKRLAGKVAVVTASTDGIGFAIAKRLAEDGASVVISSRKQKNVDSALAELRKLNLNVHGLKCHVSEPQDRKQLFEETIGKFGKLNILVSNAATNPAVGGVLECDEKVWDKIFDVNVKSSYLLAKEALPLLRQQKDSSIVFVSSIAGYDAFELLGAYSVSKTALIGLTKAAAKDLAPEGIRVNCLAPGVIRTKFSKALYENESANEAALSKIPMGRLGTSEEMAGVVSFLVSEDAGYITGESIVAGGGMTARL from the exons ATGATCCAGCTTGGCAAACAACTGGTGGTCAGGGCGCCAAAGATTCGATTATGTGCTTGCGCTGTGAGTGGAAGTGGTCAAAGTTCAAGTCGCGATCAAAACACCAACGATTGTAGCCCAAAACTTGTTGGCCCAAATCTTAATCAATGCCACAAACGTTTGTCAAGCACTAGTAGTCAAAGTTCAAACGCCGGCCCGATGAAGCGCTTAGCAGGAAAAGTAGCCGTGGTTACCGCCTCCACAGAtgg CATTGGCTTCGCTATCGCCAAACGTTTGGCAGAAGATGGCGCTTCGGTGGTCATCAGCAGTCGGAAGCAGAAGAACGTGGACTCTGCTCTGGCAGAGCTGCGCAAACTGAACCTCAATGTCCACGGACTCAAGTGCCATGTGAGCGAGCCCCAGGATCGCAAGCAGCTCTTCGAGGAAACCATCGGCAAGTTTGGAAAACTCAATATTCTTGTCAGCAATGCCGCTACCAATCCGGCGGTGGGTGGGGTCCTCGAATGCGACGAGAAGGTGTGGGACAAGATCTTCGACGTGAATGTGAAGAGTTCTTATCTGTTGGCCAAAGAGGCGCTGCCTCTACTTCGCCAGCAGAAGGACTCCAGCATCGTCTTTGTCTCCTCCATTGCGGGCTATGATGCCTTTGAG CTACTTGGTGCCTACTCAGTAAGCAAGACAGCACTGATTGGCTTGACCAAGGCTGCCGCTAAGGATCTGGCGCCCGAAGGCATTCGCGTCAATTGCCTCGCCCCAGGA GTCATCAGGACAAAGTTCTCCAAGGCTCTCTATGAGAAC GAGTCGGCCAATGAAGCGGCCCTGAGCAAAATACCCATGGGTCGCCTGGGCACCAGCGAAGAGATGGCCGGCGTGGTGTCCTTCCTCGTCTCCGAGGATGCGGGCTACATTACGGGCGAGTCGATTGTGGCCGGCGGCGGAATGACTGCGCGTTTGTAA
- the LOC128258567 gene encoding ganglioside-induced differentiation-associated protein 1 isoform X2: MSDQAKEIEAIPPTIQDFKAPDLPDNKPVLFFHPYNFHAQKVLMVFYEKKIDFFPYVVDLCNGEQYSNWFLNLNPKGDVPVLQDGAFVVPNSTHIISYVESKFRGGIHRSLKPPHNSKDFDQMLILEQAISRLPVGTLSLGSFIHDDLKLVPKAPFIGPVRQSCLKNNGKVLDLLRRSLDEQSTNKAALQHKLDIQIRRHDLASSREDFQKVLDAVRHFLLYVEQELSAQAPRSEWLTGDELTVGDISLGLLLHRLYQLGFENHFWAFGKLPQVEAYYLRFRQRESFHRLQPSNFAILREMWTRTPGNYKLGAGAGFLVGHI, translated from the exons ATGAGTGACCAGGCCAAGGAGATCGAGGCTATTCCGCCCACTATCCAGGACTTCAAGGCTCCCGATCTTCCGGACAACAAACCAGTGCTCTTCTTTCATCCCTACAACTTCCATGCGCAAAAA GTCCTTATGGTTTTCTACGAGAAAAAAATCGACTTCTTTCCGTACGTTGTTGATCTGTGCAATGGCGAGCAGTATTCCAACTGGTTCCTGAACCTCAATCCCAAGGGCGATGTGCCAGTGCTCCAAGACGGagcttttgttgttcctaACTCGACGCACATCATAAGCTATGTGGAGAGCAAGTTCCGAGGAG GGATTCATCGTTCCTTGAAGCCCCCGCACAACTCGAAGGATTTCGACCAGATGTTGATCCTGGAGCAAGCAATAAGTCGCCTTCCGGTGGGAACTCTCAGCCTGGGTTCCTTTATTCACGATGATCTGAAGCTGGTGCCCAAAGCGCCTTTCATAGGACCCGTGCGCCAGTCCTGCCTAA AAAACAACGGCAAGGTACTTGACCTGCTGCGCCGCTCTCTGGACGAGCAGTCAACCAATAAGGCAGCTTTGCAGCACAAGCTAGATATTCAAATACGCCGGCATGATCTAGCCTCCTCCCGCGAGGATTTCCAGAAAGTTTTGGATGCCGTGCGTCACTTTTTGCTCTACGTGGAGCAGGAACTATCAGCCCAAGCGCCGCGAAGCGAGTGGCTGACCGGTGACGAGCTAACCGTAGGGGATATATCTTTGGGACTGCTGCTGCATCGGCTATACCAGCTCGGGTTCGAGAACCACTTCTGGGCATTTGGAAAACTGCCACAGGTTGAGGCCTATTACCTGCGTTTTCGACAGCGCGAGTCCTTCCACCGCCTGCAGCCGAGCAACTTTGCCATCCTGCGCGAGATGTGGACGCGGACGCCGGGCAATTACAAACTTGGAGCGGGAGCCGGCTTCCTGG TTGGGCACATATAA
- the LOC128258567 gene encoding ganglioside-induced differentiation-associated protein 1 isoform X1 has translation MSDQAKEIEAIPPTIQDFKAPDLPDNKPVLFFHPYNFHAQKVLMVFYEKKIDFFPYVVDLCNGEQYSNWFLNLNPKGDVPVLQDGAFVVPNSTHIISYVESKFRGGIHRSLKPPHNSKDFDQMLILEQAISRLPVGTLSLGSFIHDDLKLVPKAPFIGPVRQSCLKNNGKVLDLLRRSLDEQSTNKAALQHKLDIQIRRHDLASSREDFQKVLDAVRHFLLYVEQELSAQAPRSEWLTGDELTVGDISLGLLLHRLYQLGFENHFWAFGKLPQVEAYYLRFRQRESFHRLQPSNFAILREMWTRTPGNYKLGAGAGFLGMAMFAAFAHK, from the exons ATGAGTGACCAGGCCAAGGAGATCGAGGCTATTCCGCCCACTATCCAGGACTTCAAGGCTCCCGATCTTCCGGACAACAAACCAGTGCTCTTCTTTCATCCCTACAACTTCCATGCGCAAAAA GTCCTTATGGTTTTCTACGAGAAAAAAATCGACTTCTTTCCGTACGTTGTTGATCTGTGCAATGGCGAGCAGTATTCCAACTGGTTCCTGAACCTCAATCCCAAGGGCGATGTGCCAGTGCTCCAAGACGGagcttttgttgttcctaACTCGACGCACATCATAAGCTATGTGGAGAGCAAGTTCCGAGGAG GGATTCATCGTTCCTTGAAGCCCCCGCACAACTCGAAGGATTTCGACCAGATGTTGATCCTGGAGCAAGCAATAAGTCGCCTTCCGGTGGGAACTCTCAGCCTGGGTTCCTTTATTCACGATGATCTGAAGCTGGTGCCCAAAGCGCCTTTCATAGGACCCGTGCGCCAGTCCTGCCTAA AAAACAACGGCAAGGTACTTGACCTGCTGCGCCGCTCTCTGGACGAGCAGTCAACCAATAAGGCAGCTTTGCAGCACAAGCTAGATATTCAAATACGCCGGCATGATCTAGCCTCCTCCCGCGAGGATTTCCAGAAAGTTTTGGATGCCGTGCGTCACTTTTTGCTCTACGTGGAGCAGGAACTATCAGCCCAAGCGCCGCGAAGCGAGTGGCTGACCGGTGACGAGCTAACCGTAGGGGATATATCTTTGGGACTGCTGCTGCATCGGCTATACCAGCTCGGGTTCGAGAACCACTTCTGGGCATTTGGAAAACTGCCACAGGTTGAGGCCTATTACCTGCGTTTTCGACAGCGCGAGTCCTTCCACCGCCTGCAGCCGAGCAACTTTGCCATCCTGCGCGAGATGTGGACGCGGACGCCGGGCAATTACAAACTTGGAGCGGGAGCCGGCTTCCTGGGTATGGCCATGTTCGCCGCCTTCGCGCACAAGTGA
- the LOC128258567 gene encoding ganglioside-induced differentiation-associated protein 1 isoform X3, with translation MVFYEKKIDFFPYVVDLCNGEQYSNWFLNLNPKGDVPVLQDGAFVVPNSTHIISYVESKFRGGIHRSLKPPHNSKDFDQMLILEQAISRLPVGTLSLGSFIHDDLKLVPKAPFIGPVRQSCLKNNGKVLDLLRRSLDEQSTNKAALQHKLDIQIRRHDLASSREDFQKVLDAVRHFLLYVEQELSAQAPRSEWLTGDELTVGDISLGLLLHRLYQLGFENHFWAFGKLPQVEAYYLRFRQRESFHRLQPSNFAILREMWTRTPGNYKLGAGAGFLGMAMFAAFAHK, from the exons ATGGTTTTCTACGAGAAAAAAATCGACTTCTTTCCGTACGTTGTTGATCTGTGCAATGGCGAGCAGTATTCCAACTGGTTCCTGAACCTCAATCCCAAGGGCGATGTGCCAGTGCTCCAAGACGGagcttttgttgttcctaACTCGACGCACATCATAAGCTATGTGGAGAGCAAGTTCCGAGGAG GGATTCATCGTTCCTTGAAGCCCCCGCACAACTCGAAGGATTTCGACCAGATGTTGATCCTGGAGCAAGCAATAAGTCGCCTTCCGGTGGGAACTCTCAGCCTGGGTTCCTTTATTCACGATGATCTGAAGCTGGTGCCCAAAGCGCCTTTCATAGGACCCGTGCGCCAGTCCTGCCTAA AAAACAACGGCAAGGTACTTGACCTGCTGCGCCGCTCTCTGGACGAGCAGTCAACCAATAAGGCAGCTTTGCAGCACAAGCTAGATATTCAAATACGCCGGCATGATCTAGCCTCCTCCCGCGAGGATTTCCAGAAAGTTTTGGATGCCGTGCGTCACTTTTTGCTCTACGTGGAGCAGGAACTATCAGCCCAAGCGCCGCGAAGCGAGTGGCTGACCGGTGACGAGCTAACCGTAGGGGATATATCTTTGGGACTGCTGCTGCATCGGCTATACCAGCTCGGGTTCGAGAACCACTTCTGGGCATTTGGAAAACTGCCACAGGTTGAGGCCTATTACCTGCGTTTTCGACAGCGCGAGTCCTTCCACCGCCTGCAGCCGAGCAACTTTGCCATCCTGCGCGAGATGTGGACGCGGACGCCGGGCAATTACAAACTTGGAGCGGGAGCCGGCTTCCTGGGTATGGCCATGTTCGCCGCCTTCGCGCACAAGTGA